In Alkalihalobacterium alkalinitrilicum, a genomic segment contains:
- a CDS encoding glycosyltransferase family protein has translation MMYETYYRKYGTHQEQENLRERVHWICEQVDGQQVLDVGCNQGVTSLLLGKEGFHVVGIDENKQLIDFAQRQLNKESEYVKSRVQFIFNALQQQEFSQSFDTIILANILDEVTRPEQLLEKVKQWLNPDGKLLITVPFGYELDKNHKRSFYFSNLVDLFEESGIYLQESKVVGNAIAISASIKARDIDLDVYKLLYLTEEYLDQLIKETVNPKEKGQNYQNFLNKQSYEQVEVIQPEGNENTNKKYNELLDKYNTIRQERDNRQRQIEKLEKSIVDQKNTLRFRMGDEIASALLKPSFRTLFLPFTITKMMLEGAQNVNARNNRKKRKKGNQPQVRKNVSTNNNYGLAGRDRELNKIKSFKSHTLTKQNRPDVKVACILDNFSYECFKYECTLEQLRRETWEEQIEQLNPDFLLVESAWHGVDMTWKFMLTDIQNKEECAIRDLVNYCKTKNIPTVFWNKEDPPNYDHFIETARLFDVVFTTEENVIPKYNKDLSHNNIFALPFAAQPNVHNPVNINFKAKNNVAFAGSWYAQKHFERQQDMDLILSGAKNHGLHIFDRFFNFTENDRYKFPEKFQEHIIGSLDYEDMVKAYKMYKVFLNINSVKDSSTMFSRRVYELLASGTNVISTYSKGIQELFGDIVSLCETEEQVSNQVKLLINNPEISERLSLIGIREVYSKHLYKHRFQTILEKLNINIDEHEEGVSVVTCTNRENFLETVFENFISQTVEKKELVIVLNSDDMAIEKWEEKAQEYNDHKITVLQLPEDKTLGECLNYGIDNSTYEYIAKFDDDDYYAPNYLQDALHAFTYSGADLVGKKTFLTYVESYGAIAVRTINNENKITDFVHGGTLVFTRKLYEDVRFEARNRGEDTAFLRTAREKGYKVYSANRFNFVYMRSANLEHHTWKIDETEFMKNCKIIAYTTDYKPHATV, from the coding sequence ATGATGTATGAAACCTATTACAGAAAATATGGTACTCATCAAGAACAAGAAAACCTTCGAGAGAGAGTCCATTGGATCTGTGAACAAGTAGATGGACAGCAAGTTCTAGATGTTGGCTGTAACCAAGGCGTTACTTCCCTTCTGCTTGGCAAAGAAGGTTTTCATGTTGTAGGTATTGATGAAAATAAACAGCTTATTGATTTTGCACAGAGACAATTAAACAAAGAAAGTGAATACGTAAAGAGCAGAGTTCAATTTATCTTTAATGCACTTCAGCAACAGGAATTCAGCCAATCTTTTGATACGATTATTTTAGCTAATATTTTAGACGAGGTTACGCGTCCTGAACAGCTATTAGAAAAAGTAAAGCAGTGGTTAAACCCAGATGGAAAGTTATTGATAACAGTCCCGTTTGGCTATGAATTAGATAAAAACCATAAACGATCGTTTTATTTTTCAAATTTAGTAGATCTCTTCGAGGAAAGTGGTATTTATTTACAGGAATCGAAGGTTGTAGGAAATGCCATAGCGATTAGCGCGTCTATTAAGGCTAGAGATATCGATTTAGATGTTTACAAACTTTTATATTTAACTGAAGAGTATTTAGATCAATTGATTAAAGAAACAGTTAATCCAAAAGAAAAAGGTCAAAATTACCAAAACTTCTTAAATAAACAAAGTTATGAACAAGTAGAAGTGATACAACCAGAAGGAAACGAAAACACAAATAAGAAATATAATGAACTTTTAGATAAATACAATACAATCAGGCAAGAAAGAGATAACAGACAGAGGCAAATTGAAAAGTTAGAAAAAAGCATTGTTGATCAGAAGAATACACTTCGATTTAGAATGGGCGATGAAATCGCTAGTGCCTTGTTAAAACCAAGCTTCCGAACGTTATTTTTACCATTTACCATTACAAAAATGATGCTTGAAGGAGCTCAAAATGTAAATGCTCGAAATAATAGAAAAAAACGCAAAAAAGGTAATCAACCTCAAGTAAGAAAGAATGTGTCGACCAATAATAATTATGGTTTAGCGGGTCGTGATCGAGAATTAAATAAAATAAAAAGTTTTAAAAGCCATACATTAACGAAACAAAATCGTCCAGATGTGAAGGTCGCGTGTATATTAGACAATTTTAGTTATGAATGTTTTAAATATGAATGTACTCTTGAACAATTAAGAAGAGAAACATGGGAAGAACAAATTGAACAATTAAATCCTGATTTTCTTTTAGTCGAATCGGCTTGGCATGGAGTAGACATGACGTGGAAGTTCATGTTGACGGATATCCAAAACAAAGAAGAATGTGCGATACGTGACCTTGTCAATTATTGTAAGACAAAAAACATACCAACCGTATTTTGGAATAAAGAAGATCCACCAAATTATGACCACTTTATTGAGACAGCTCGATTGTTTGATGTTGTTTTCACAACGGAAGAAAATGTAATACCAAAGTATAATAAAGACTTATCTCATAATAATATTTTTGCTTTACCGTTTGCAGCTCAACCGAATGTGCATAATCCAGTGAATATTAACTTTAAAGCGAAGAATAATGTCGCTTTTGCGGGATCTTGGTATGCTCAAAAGCATTTTGAACGTCAACAAGATATGGACTTAATTTTAAGTGGCGCTAAAAACCACGGGTTACATATATTTGATCGCTTTTTTAATTTCACTGAAAATGATCGTTATAAATTCCCAGAAAAATTCCAAGAGCATATAATTGGTTCTTTAGATTATGAGGATATGGTCAAAGCGTATAAGATGTACAAAGTATTTCTTAACATCAATTCTGTAAAAGATAGCTCCACGATGTTTTCGAGAAGGGTTTATGAACTGTTAGCTTCGGGAACAAATGTAATAAGTACGTATTCTAAAGGAATTCAAGAATTATTTGGTGACATCGTTTCATTATGTGAAACCGAAGAACAAGTAAGTAATCAAGTAAAGCTTTTAATCAATAACCCTGAAATAAGTGAACGGTTAAGCTTAATCGGAATTCGTGAAGTTTATTCAAAACACCTATACAAGCACCGTTTCCAAACGATATTGGAGAAACTAAATATTAATATAGACGAACATGAAGAAGGCGTGTCCGTTGTTACATGTACAAATCGCGAGAACTTTTTAGAAACTGTATTTGAGAATTTCATTTCTCAAACGGTTGAAAAGAAAGAGCTTGTTATCGTATTAAACAGTGATGATATGGCTATCGAAAAGTGGGAAGAAAAGGCCCAGGAATATAACGACCATAAAATTACAGTACTCCAGTTACCAGAAGACAAAACACTGGGAGAGTGCTTGAATTATGGAATAGACAATTCCACCTATGAGTATATTGCCAAGTTTGATGACGATGATTATTATGCACCGAATTATTTACAAGATGCACTACATGCATTTACGTACTCTGGAGCTGATTTAGTAGGTAAGAAGACATTCTTAACATATGTTGAAAGTTATGGTGCGATTGCGGTTCGAACCATTAATAATGAGAACAAAATAACCGATTTTGTTCATGGTGGAACGTTAGTATTTACAAGAAAGCTCTATGAGGATGTTCGGTTTGAAGCTAGAAACCGAGGTGAAGATACGGCCTTCTTAAGAACAGCACGGGAAAAAGGGTATAAAGTGTATTCAGCGAATCGATTTAACTTTGTGTATATGAGAAGTGCAAACCTTGAACATCATACGTGGAAAATTGATGAGACAGAATTTATGAAAAACTGCAAAATTATTGCTTATACTACTGACTATAAACCTCATGCCACAGTTTAG
- a CDS encoding N-acetylmuramoyl-L-alanine amidase, translating to MYYKDVLVKKSYLITFLFIMIVAFMAVTSPSNISANTTVEIRERLTLTEPTHLHDSAYSTRQVSLIQPQTVTATAQNGSWFRINTWLGPKWINPRNAVPSEITATSKQLTLTRTTSLYNQTMSNTKISSSVNPQTVRVTGQWGNWYRINTWLGSKWIQPVDPRPANVETVSERLTLTEVTRLYDQPFSNKRISSSVNPQTVTVTGKWGEWYRINTWLGAKWIKPTNAVPYNIEEINRSSVLLQTAHLHNQPLAGSKTSTTVQPQVVTVTGQWGEWYRINTWQGPKWIEGRTISSTPITEISQQLTLEHAVPLHNHPITSTKQNNEVKPQTVNVIAKWGEWYRINTWLGLKWINPNIVVISQTEKKYGIVKVNSTLNVRSGPGSSHPVIGALANGTSVTIINELNGWYQIEFSNHNGAAYVSADFIEIQSHSANGKYTVFIDAGHGGTDPGALGRVSTEANLVLSISNKIINLLENDPTINVHYSRKDDSTVALGDRPKLANAVNADLFLSVHANAATGTATGTETWMSKSIDRPFAEIVHQHLIKATGLRDRGLKTSSFRVLRDTNMPAALIEVGFIDNPSEETLLLNNNFQNRVATAMYNAIKEYLEK from the coding sequence ATGTATTATAAAGACGTCCTAGTAAAAAAGAGTTATCTAATTACCTTTTTATTCATTATGATTGTTGCATTTATGGCGGTTACCTCACCTAGTAATATTTCTGCAAATACAACTGTCGAAATTAGAGAACGGTTAACATTAACAGAGCCCACTCATTTACACGATTCTGCATACTCCACTCGACAAGTCTCATTAATACAACCACAAACGGTAACTGCTACAGCCCAAAATGGTAGTTGGTTTCGGATTAACACGTGGCTTGGTCCGAAATGGATTAATCCAAGAAACGCTGTTCCATCAGAAATAACAGCGACTTCCAAACAATTGACTTTAACGAGAACAACATCGTTGTACAATCAAACGATGTCCAATACAAAAATAAGTTCTTCAGTGAACCCACAGACCGTTCGAGTAACTGGCCAGTGGGGAAATTGGTACCGAATTAATACATGGTTAGGATCAAAATGGATACAGCCAGTCGATCCAAGACCTGCTAATGTTGAAACCGTTTCTGAACGATTAACATTAACGGAAGTAACCCGACTATACGATCAGCCATTTTCAAATAAGCGGATAAGTTCTAGTGTAAACCCACAAACCGTAACAGTTACAGGAAAATGGGGAGAATGGTATCGAATCAATACTTGGCTTGGAGCAAAGTGGATCAAGCCAACCAACGCAGTTCCTTATAATATAGAAGAAATCAACAGATCTTCCGTTTTACTCCAAACAGCGCATCTGCATAATCAGCCGTTGGCAGGGTCCAAAACATCTACGACCGTTCAACCTCAAGTGGTAACAGTGACAGGTCAATGGGGAGAATGGTATCGAATTAATACGTGGCAAGGTCCGAAATGGATAGAAGGAAGAACGATTTCTTCGACACCGATTACAGAAATATCGCAACAATTAACTCTCGAGCATGCGGTTCCTCTTCATAACCATCCGATTACAAGCACGAAGCAAAACAATGAAGTAAAGCCACAGACAGTTAACGTCATTGCGAAATGGGGAGAATGGTATCGAATCAATACGTGGTTAGGTCTGAAATGGATAAATCCAAATATAGTCGTCATTTCACAAACCGAAAAAAAATACGGAATTGTGAAGGTGAATAGCACATTGAATGTCCGTAGTGGTCCAGGGTCATCCCATCCAGTCATCGGTGCATTAGCGAATGGTACGAGTGTAACGATCATAAATGAGTTAAATGGCTGGTACCAAATTGAATTCTCGAATCATAACGGCGCTGCTTATGTTTCGGCAGATTTTATCGAAATACAAAGCCATTCTGCAAATGGGAAGTATACTGTGTTCATTGATGCGGGACATGGGGGAACCGACCCAGGTGCTCTAGGAAGAGTCAGTACAGAAGCCAATCTTGTCTTGAGCATTTCTAATAAGATAATTAATCTACTAGAGAATGATCCGACGATTAATGTTCATTATTCTAGAAAAGATGATAGTACTGTCGCATTAGGTGATCGGCCCAAACTAGCAAACGCAGTAAATGCTGATCTATTTTTATCAGTTCATGCAAATGCAGCAACTGGAACAGCAACAGGGACCGAAACCTGGATGTCAAAAAGTATTGACCGGCCATTTGCTGAGATCGTTCATCAACACTTGATTAAAGCTACTGGACTTAGAGACAGAGGATTGAAAACAAGTAGTTTTAGAGTATTAAGGGATACAAATATGCCAGCAGCCTTAATAGAAGTTGGATTTATTGATAATCCAAGTGAAGAGACGCTACTTTTAAACAATAACTTTCAAAATAGAGTTGCAACTGCAATGTATAACGCAATTAAAGAATACCTTGAAAAATAG
- a CDS encoding SpoIID/LytB domain-containing protein — protein sequence MNQLKLLLVYSLVFLLVLSGIVPSSGKTSAQSSSAFIMENGEIKRHTLTIDRRAWDFRSIFNSTFMKSPYVKSVTDTGSTFTVNGGGWGHGIGMSQFGAYQMSTEGHSYQNILNFYYPGAQITTEQNRNVNIRLSNYLGNRTEVPVLVTGEYTIDGVQTLNGSHNYSIKIENGLLALYRGNERIRTGSTLNAVPKEYGADNVIRINGRPYIGTVRFAIEGGFIRPVVTLQLEDYLKGVVPHEMSAGWGNHGGLEALKAQAVAARTYILRFGSATVTDTQSHQVYGGHVTFANTNQAVDSTRGEALRHNGGLIEALYSSSNGGKILSNTNSWGSGLIPYLITNDDPYDLRSGGLGNGNINWNFSLHKTQIDLSGRNLSNPGQWWSEVSERDVTLTNNIKTWIRNQGLVDSHYEMKIVGIDNISFTTNFTSNQRINGSMSVSYILRDTNEPLYNLTLTSSTPLYDQIGGSPRSEVINPQVVTVYQESNGWYQINTWLGRKWINPTFAIEGEPNSVSQRLTLTQDTRLHDGPFAGQRRSEIVKPQTVTAIAEWNGWYQINTWLGPKWINPTNVLIGEPNVINERLLLTTDTRLHDQPLDSARRNDSVRPQQVTATAEWDGWYRINTWLGPKWIKSSNATVWSPNNVSVRITLTEDVRLHNQPLANTSRSEIVRPQTVTGIQEWNGWYLINTWVGQKWIKPNNAIIGEPTPISERIRLTEDARLHNSPSESSRRSEVVRPQTVTAVAEWNGWYLINTWVGQKWIKPNNAMIGEPTPISEQIVLTETVHLHNLPFENTRRSEVVRPQTVTAVAEWNGWYLIKTWVGDKWIKPSNVTFASSSIVVEEKEEEKEEVIEPVEEQQQEIDNKPEEVKQEKVEQINEESKQSEEVESVEEELANDEHDLLEEEEPVKNDE from the coding sequence ATGAATCAATTAAAACTATTACTTGTTTATAGTTTAGTATTTTTACTCGTTCTGTCTGGGATAGTTCCAAGTAGCGGTAAAACATCAGCACAAAGTAGCAGTGCTTTTATAATGGAAAATGGGGAAATAAAACGGCACACATTAACGATTGATCGACGTGCTTGGGATTTTCGCTCGATATTTAATAGTACTTTTATGAAAAGTCCTTATGTAAAGAGTGTCACAGACACTGGAAGTACATTTACAGTAAATGGTGGCGGCTGGGGACATGGGATTGGTATGAGTCAATTTGGAGCGTATCAAATGTCGACGGAAGGCCATTCATATCAAAATATATTAAATTTCTATTATCCAGGTGCACAAATCACTACGGAACAAAATAGAAATGTTAATATTCGACTGTCGAATTATTTAGGAAATAGAACAGAAGTGCCGGTTTTAGTAACTGGTGAATATACGATAGATGGAGTTCAAACATTAAATGGCTCGCATAACTATTCTATTAAAATAGAAAATGGATTGCTTGCTTTATATAGAGGAAATGAAAGAATTAGAACAGGAAGTACATTGAATGCTGTTCCTAAAGAGTATGGGGCTGATAACGTTATTCGCATTAATGGTCGCCCATATATAGGTACAGTTCGCTTTGCGATAGAAGGTGGGTTCATTCGCCCAGTAGTAACACTTCAACTTGAAGATTATTTAAAAGGTGTTGTCCCACACGAAATGTCAGCTGGTTGGGGGAATCATGGTGGCTTAGAAGCGTTAAAAGCGCAAGCCGTTGCTGCTAGAACGTATATTTTACGCTTTGGTTCAGCAACCGTAACGGATACACAAAGTCATCAAGTATATGGTGGACATGTTACTTTTGCAAATACGAATCAAGCTGTCGATTCAACAAGAGGAGAAGCTCTTAGACACAATGGTGGTTTAATAGAAGCTTTATATTCTTCTAGTAATGGTGGGAAAATTCTCTCGAACACAAACTCTTGGGGGAGTGGATTAATTCCGTATCTTATAACAAATGATGACCCATATGATTTGAGAAGTGGCGGTTTAGGAAACGGAAATATTAATTGGAACTTTTCACTTCACAAAACACAAATTGATCTATCTGGGAGAAATCTATCAAATCCAGGTCAATGGTGGAGCGAAGTCAGTGAAAGAGATGTTACTTTAACGAACAATATTAAAACATGGATAAGAAATCAAGGCTTAGTAGACTCTCATTACGAGATGAAAATAGTAGGAATAGATAATATTTCTTTTACTACGAACTTCACTAGTAATCAACGTATTAATGGCTCGATGTCTGTATCCTATATTCTAAGAGATACAAATGAACCACTGTATAATTTAACCCTTACTTCATCTACCCCTTTGTATGATCAAATAGGGGGTTCGCCTCGAAGTGAGGTTATCAACCCGCAAGTCGTAACGGTGTACCAAGAAAGTAATGGTTGGTATCAAATTAATACGTGGTTAGGTAGAAAGTGGATTAACCCAACGTTTGCTATTGAAGGTGAACCGAATTCGGTTTCGCAAAGGTTGACGTTAACTCAAGATACTCGACTGCATGACGGTCCTTTTGCAGGTCAAAGACGATCAGAGATCGTTAAACCACAAACAGTAACAGCAATAGCCGAGTGGAACGGTTGGTACCAAATCAATACATGGTTAGGACCTAAATGGATTAATCCAACAAATGTATTAATCGGGGAACCGAATGTTATTAATGAACGATTACTCCTAACTACAGATACACGTTTACATGATCAACCGTTAGATAGTGCAAGACGCAATGATAGTGTCAGACCACAACAAGTGACAGCAACAGCCGAGTGGGATGGCTGGTATCGAATTAATACGTGGCTAGGACCGAAGTGGATTAAATCAAGTAATGCGACTGTTTGGTCTCCAAATAATGTATCTGTAAGGATTACATTAACTGAAGATGTACGTTTGCATAACCAACCGCTAGCCAATACAAGTCGAAGTGAAATCGTTCGACCACAAACCGTAACAGGTATTCAGGAATGGAATGGTTGGTATTTAATAAATACTTGGGTTGGACAAAAGTGGATCAAACCAAATAATGCAATTATTGGTGAGCCAACACCAATTTCAGAACGAATTCGCTTAACAGAAGATGCACGTTTGCATAATTCCCCATCGGAATCATCAAGAAGATCAGAAGTAGTCCGACCACAAACAGTAACAGCAGTTGCTGAATGGAATGGCTGGTACTTGATTAATACGTGGGTTGGGCAAAAATGGATCAAACCAAATAATGCAATGATCGGTGAACCAACGCCAATCTCTGAACAAATTGTATTGACTGAAACGGTGCATCTGCACAATTTACCGTTTGAAAATACAAGAAGATCAGAAGTAGTCCGACCACAAACAGTAACAGCAGTTGCTGAATGGAATGGCTGGTACTTGATCAAAACTTGGGTTGGAGATAAGTGGATTAAACCTAGTAATGTAACATTTGCAAGTAGTAGTATTGTTGTTGAAGAGAAGGAAGAGGAAAAAGAAGAAGTAATTGAACCAGTTGAGGAACAACAACAGGAAATCGATAACAAGCCAGAGGAAGTTAAGCAGGAAAAAGTTGAACAGATCAATGAAGAAAGTAAGCAATCAGAAGAAGTTGAGTCTGTAGAAGAAGAGCTGGCTAATGATGAACATGACCTGTTAGAAGAAGAGGAACCAGTAAAAAACGACGAATGA
- a CDS encoding L,D-transpeptidase, translating into MRNIAVIIVLLVSFLIGMPHEAEASNQGQLIIINKSNNQLAFYDNGKLVRTFSVGTGRDNAFTPEGTFKIVNKIKNRPYYSGNIPGGDPRNPLGDRWLGLDARGTYGTTYAIHGNNNPASIGNYVSAGCVRMHNHEVRWLFDQVKLNTTVIITNTNNTFEQIARSRGYQITQGQAINKTITVLERTHLYNQPNTSSRTSAVLNPQSVRATEKLSNWYKINTWMGPRWIPSNNTIDGTIKNISQKLTLTENARLHNQPIANTRRSEVLRPQMVQATGEWNGWYRVNTWLGSKWIKPSNVIVGEIKSISQKITLTQNTYLHNQPFTNTRRSELLRPQTVQATGEWNGWYRINTWVGPKWIKPSNAIVGEIKQISQIITLTQNTYLHNQPFDNTRRSDLLRPQTVQATGEWNGWYRINTWVGPKWIKPANAIVGEIKQISQSITLTQNTHLHNQPFANTRRSEVLGPQTVQATGEWNGWYRINTWVGSKWIQPTNAIVGEIKSISQSITLTQNTHLHNQPFANTRRSEVLGPQTVQATGEWNGWYRVNTWLGSKWIQPTNAIVGEIKSISQSITLTQNTYLHNHPFANTRRSEVLQPQTVHAIGEWNGWYQINTWIGPKWIKVN; encoded by the coding sequence ATGAGAAACATTGCAGTTATTATCGTTTTATTAGTTAGTTTTTTAATTGGTATGCCGCATGAAGCAGAGGCATCTAACCAAGGACAATTAATTATTATTAACAAGAGTAATAATCAACTAGCCTTTTATGATAATGGTAAATTAGTAAGGACATTTAGTGTAGGTACAGGACGGGATAATGCATTTACTCCAGAAGGTACCTTTAAGATTGTTAATAAAATAAAAAACCGTCCATATTATTCTGGAAATATACCAGGCGGTGATCCAAGAAATCCACTTGGTGACCGTTGGCTAGGTTTAGACGCAAGAGGTACATATGGAACAACCTATGCTATTCATGGAAATAACAACCCTGCTTCAATTGGTAATTATGTAAGTGCTGGCTGTGTCAGAATGCACAACCATGAGGTTCGCTGGCTATTTGATCAAGTAAAATTAAATACAACAGTAATCATTACGAATACCAACAACACATTTGAACAAATTGCGAGATCTCGTGGTTATCAAATAACGCAAGGGCAAGCAATCAATAAGACCATTACAGTGTTAGAAAGAACACATTTATATAATCAACCAAATACGAGTAGCAGAACTTCTGCTGTATTAAACCCTCAATCGGTCAGGGCAACTGAGAAACTATCAAATTGGTATAAAATCAATACATGGATGGGTCCGAGGTGGATTCCTTCTAATAACACGATTGATGGTACGATCAAAAATATTTCACAAAAATTGACATTAACCGAAAATGCACGTCTACATAATCAACCGATTGCTAATACGAGAAGGTCTGAAGTTTTACGTCCTCAAATGGTACAAGCAACAGGAGAATGGAATGGTTGGTACCGTGTAAACACGTGGTTGGGCTCGAAATGGATTAAACCGTCGAATGTAATCGTTGGGGAAATTAAATCAATCTCGCAAAAAATAACATTAACCCAAAATACATACTTGCATAACCAACCTTTTACAAACACAAGAAGATCAGAATTACTACGTCCGCAAACTGTACAGGCAACAGGGGAATGGAATGGCTGGTACCGAATTAATACATGGGTAGGACCAAAGTGGATTAAACCGTCGAATGCGATTGTAGGAGAAATTAAGCAAATCTCGCAAATTATAACATTGACGCAAAATACGTACTTGCATAATCAACCATTTGACAATACAAGAAGATCAGACTTGTTACGCCCGCAAACTGTACAAGCAACAGGAGAATGGAATGGCTGGTACCGAATTAATACATGGGTAGGACCAAAGTGGATTAAACCGGCGAATGCGATTGTAGGAGAAATTAAGCAAATCTCGCAAAGTATAACATTGACGCAAAATACGCATTTGCATAATCAACCATTTGCAAATACAAGGCGATCAGAAGTGTTAGGTCCACAGACGGTACAGGCAACGGGAGAATGGAATGGCTGGTACCGAATTAATACATGGGTAGGATCAAAATGGATTCAACCAACTAATGCAATTGTAGGAGAAATTAAATCGATTTCGCAAAGTATAACGTTAACGCAAAATACGCATTTGCATAATCAACCATTTGCAAATACAAGGCGATCAGAAGTGTTAGGTCCACAGACGGTACAGGCAACGGGAGAATGGAATGGCTGGTATCGAGTGAATACGTGGTTAGGATCAAAATGGATTCAACCAACTAATGCAATTGTAGGAGAAATTAAATCGATTTCGCAAAGTATAACGTTAACGCAAAATACGTATTTGCACAATCATCCATTTGCAAATACGAGAAGGTCTGAAGTTCTTCAACCTCAGACTGTTCATGCGATAGGCGAATGGAATGGTTGGTACCAAATTAATACATGGATTGGTCCCAAATGGATTAAAGTAAATTAA